The following coding sequences are from one Halomonas sp. HAL1 window:
- a CDS encoding ABC transporter substrate-binding protein, which produces MKFSSVYKHAVFGTGLLALSPTAPLQADDMDTILINEAFHSLLYLPVYVAKHEGIFNNHNIDVPVVRSAGSGPAALASVLAGESQFSVHGPEHVGFAQEQGGSGKAISAVANSAPVWVLAHPDLDYDSPADLAGKEVVVGLAPGTSNTLIRRLIADAGLEGEVDVTEVQNGSELGPVLSGRGDIAVAYQPQVEQGISQGLEIIHAFTDDYPEYAFSTINTSQEMIDENPDLVKRFVMAINDSLELIHSDVDIAKAVARLEFGDLQGEVVDAAVQRMIENSVYPESVMITEDAFTNAIEMQQFVGNIKGDMYYEDIVDASFASEVVQ; this is translated from the coding sequence ATGAAATTTTCTTCCGTCTATAAGCATGCTGTTTTCGGTACTGGGCTACTCGCATTAAGCCCAACTGCACCGCTCCAAGCCGACGATATGGATACTATTTTAATTAATGAAGCCTTTCATTCGCTGCTCTATTTGCCGGTCTATGTCGCTAAACATGAAGGCATTTTCAATAATCATAATATTGACGTGCCGGTGGTGCGCTCAGCGGGATCAGGGCCTGCTGCTTTAGCATCAGTATTAGCGGGAGAATCACAGTTTTCTGTTCATGGACCTGAGCACGTAGGTTTTGCTCAGGAGCAGGGGGGCAGCGGAAAAGCGATCAGTGCCGTGGCCAACAGTGCGCCTGTATGGGTCCTGGCTCATCCAGATCTCGACTATGACTCGCCTGCGGACTTGGCAGGCAAAGAGGTAGTCGTTGGGCTGGCGCCTGGTACCTCGAATACACTTATACGCAGGTTGATCGCCGATGCAGGGCTTGAAGGGGAAGTGGATGTCACCGAAGTACAGAATGGTTCTGAGCTGGGCCCTGTGCTCTCAGGGCGCGGTGATATTGCGGTTGCTTATCAGCCACAGGTTGAACAAGGCATATCTCAAGGTTTGGAGATTATTCATGCCTTTACCGATGACTATCCCGAGTATGCCTTTTCAACTATTAACACTTCTCAAGAGATGATTGATGAAAACCCTGATTTAGTAAAACGGTTTGTGATGGCGATTAATGATTCACTGGAGTTGATTCACTCTGATGTTGATATTGCAAAAGCAGTAGCACGGCTTGAATTTGGTGACCTGCAGGGAGAGGTGGTGGACGCTGCCGTTCAGCGTATGATTGAAAATAGTGTCTATCCAGAGAGCGTAATGATTACTGAAGACGCTTTTACCAACGCGATTGAAATGCAGCAGTTCGTGGGCAATATTAAAGGCGATATGTACTACGAGGATATTGTCGATGCCTCATTTGCCAGTGAGGTAGTCCAGTAG
- a CDS encoding amidase codes for MTIDPHLTIENYQAALKEGSAEPYDWWHYCAAYIEKREPEVQAWEALAPRLPALPSDVDVGSVPLYGVPVGIKDIIDTTDMPITWGTRGYLSSPGSQLNAALVTLLEENGALIMGKTVSTEFAYFTPGKTHNPHDPTRTPGGSSSGSAAAVAAGMVPLAFGTQTAGSMIRPASYCGVFGFKPTFGTLSCDGVKPFAASLDTLGWFTRHIDDVCTTFSALTKAPPISALDNLQGVRVGIHSLPFDEPLAPDVKQALANAQERFEQAGAEIVPLSLDARYEALVEHQKVVLAYEAAQSLVSAYHDYAAKMGEKLVELIEQGRVTSFNRYIEAKRATRDMQQALSQVFSEQVDIILAASAQGEAPKGLDATGDPIYCRAWTLLGVPCLNLPLSQGSAGMSVGVQIIADRWQDVKLLQVALTLMKAG; via the coding sequence GTGACCATTGACCCCCATTTGACCATCGAGAACTATCAAGCTGCTTTAAAAGAGGGCAGTGCCGAGCCCTACGACTGGTGGCATTACTGCGCGGCCTATATAGAAAAACGCGAGCCCGAGGTACAAGCCTGGGAGGCGCTGGCACCACGCTTGCCAGCGTTGCCTTCAGATGTAGATGTTGGCAGCGTGCCACTGTATGGAGTGCCTGTTGGTATTAAGGACATTATCGACACCACTGATATGCCCATTACCTGGGGCACTCGCGGTTATCTTAGCTCTCCTGGCTCACAATTAAACGCCGCGCTGGTCACGCTGTTGGAGGAGAATGGCGCGTTGATCATGGGTAAGACGGTGTCTACGGAGTTCGCCTATTTTACGCCGGGCAAGACCCATAATCCCCATGACCCGACGCGCACCCCCGGAGGCTCTTCAAGCGGTTCGGCTGCGGCCGTGGCGGCTGGGATGGTGCCGCTGGCATTTGGTACGCAAACGGCTGGCAGCATGATTCGACCAGCGAGCTATTGTGGCGTGTTTGGCTTTAAACCTACCTTTGGCACGCTTAGCTGTGACGGTGTTAAACCCTTTGCAGCTTCATTAGATACGTTAGGCTGGTTTACACGCCACATCGACGATGTCTGTACGACATTCTCGGCGCTGACCAAGGCGCCTCCAATCTCCGCACTGGATAACCTCCAAGGCGTTCGTGTCGGCATACATAGCTTGCCGTTTGATGAACCGCTGGCGCCGGATGTTAAGCAGGCCCTGGCAAATGCCCAAGAGCGCTTTGAACAAGCGGGGGCAGAGATAGTGCCGTTAAGCCTGGATGCGCGATACGAAGCGCTGGTGGAGCATCAAAAAGTGGTGCTGGCCTACGAAGCGGCCCAATCGCTGGTGAGTGCATATCATGACTATGCCGCTAAGATGGGGGAAAAGCTGGTTGAGCTAATCGAGCAGGGCAGGGTGACTAGCTTTAATCGCTATATCGAAGCAAAACGCGCCACCCGTGATATGCAGCAGGCGCTCTCGCAGGTATTTAGCGAGCAGGTAGATATCATTCTCGCCGCTAGTGCTCAAGGCGAAGCGCCGAAAGGCCTCGATGCAACTGGCGACCCGATTTACTGTCGGGCATGGACACTGTTGGGAGTGCCGTGCCTCAATTTACCGTTGAGCCAAGGTAGTGCCGGTATGTCGGTCGGTGTCCAGATAATCGCCGACCGCTGGCAGGATGTGAAGCTTTTACAGGTCGCCCTCACGTTGATGAAGGCGGGCTAA
- a CDS encoding methyl-accepting chemotaxis protein, whose translation MLSRFKIGTRLAMAFGLVSLFLLGTLIAGIMGITFTKNTAQKTLDTDVALASNAAEIQRLSLQARRFEKDIFININSPERVADYQQRWVATIDEIQASFQAGSQIADKDSLNALYQQADSALQGYEEGFMSVYRQIEQGDITETSQANLAFGEHKDSIYQLEELADEISLVADAGVSVANEAIDAEYRLAIWQLCIFAGVALLMAAALAITITRSIVLPLRRAVEVAQRVAEGDLRHDIVFTGRDETAQLLSSMAHMSKELTTLVASLRDSSENVLHGANEIAQGGQELAARTEQQAAALQETASSMEEMTATVRQNSDSTKEADTLAHASSQQMHSGGEEVAHSVELMREVAAASLSMNKIVEAIDAIAFQTNILALNASVEAARAGEKGRGFAVVATEVRSLASRSAASASEIRGMLDDTRKKIKLCSDQAERGATTIGETETMIQRLALLMAEVSSATREQSSGIEQINTAITEMDSTTQQNSALVQQSTTAAFSLEEQAGRLRELVAAFQIDDAKLNQLSAHTRAIALPSRATQAAF comes from the coding sequence ATGCTTTCACGGTTCAAGATCGGTACACGGCTCGCAATGGCTTTTGGCTTGGTCTCGCTATTTCTTTTGGGCACTTTAATAGCTGGGATCATGGGTATCACCTTTACGAAGAATACTGCCCAAAAAACCTTGGATACGGATGTAGCGCTAGCAAGCAATGCAGCGGAAATTCAGCGCCTTTCGCTGCAAGCCCGACGCTTTGAAAAGGATATTTTTATCAACATCAACAGTCCCGAGCGGGTAGCGGACTATCAGCAGCGTTGGGTGGCGACTATCGATGAAATTCAGGCTTCCTTCCAAGCGGGAAGCCAAATTGCCGATAAAGATAGCCTCAATGCGCTGTACCAACAGGCAGATAGCGCACTACAGGGGTATGAAGAAGGATTTATGTCGGTCTATCGTCAAATTGAACAGGGCGATATTACCGAAACCTCTCAAGCCAATCTAGCTTTCGGAGAGCATAAAGATAGCATCTACCAGCTTGAGGAATTGGCTGATGAAATTAGCCTAGTGGCTGATGCGGGAGTAAGTGTTGCTAATGAGGCAATAGATGCCGAGTATCGTTTAGCTATTTGGCAACTTTGTATTTTTGCTGGGGTGGCGCTGTTAATGGCCGCGGCGTTGGCTATTACCATAACGCGCAGTATCGTACTGCCGTTGCGAAGAGCCGTTGAGGTCGCCCAGCGTGTAGCAGAAGGAGATTTACGCCACGATATTGTATTCACCGGACGTGATGAAACGGCACAGCTATTGAGTTCTATGGCTCATATGAGCAAAGAGCTTACGACGCTGGTCGCCTCGCTACGTGACTCAAGCGAAAATGTCTTGCACGGCGCCAATGAGATTGCCCAAGGTGGTCAGGAGCTCGCCGCTCGCACTGAGCAGCAGGCAGCGGCCTTGCAGGAAACGGCTTCAAGCATGGAAGAGATGACAGCAACGGTTCGCCAGAACAGCGATTCAACCAAAGAGGCTGATACGCTGGCCCATGCTTCGTCACAGCAGATGCACAGTGGTGGTGAAGAAGTTGCACACAGCGTGGAGTTGATGCGTGAAGTGGCGGCGGCCTCACTCAGTATGAACAAAATCGTCGAAGCCATTGATGCGATTGCCTTTCAAACCAATATTTTGGCCCTGAACGCCTCCGTTGAGGCGGCGCGTGCTGGTGAGAAAGGTCGCGGGTTTGCGGTAGTGGCTACCGAAGTTCGTTCGCTGGCAAGCCGCAGTGCCGCGTCAGCCAGCGAAATTCGTGGAATGCTGGATGATACGCGCAAAAAAATAAAGCTGTGTTCTGATCAAGCGGAGCGAGGAGCAACGACCATAGGAGAAACGGAAACGATGATCCAACGTCTTGCCCTGCTTATGGCTGAGGTGTCCTCTGCTACGCGAGAGCAAAGTAGTGGTATCGAGCAGATTAATACAGCGATCACTGAAATGGACTCAACAACTCAGCAAAATAGTGCGTTGGTTCAACAGTCGACGACCGCAGCATTTTCTCTGGAGGAACAGGCTGGGCGGCTTCGCGAGCTGGTAGCGGCGTTTCAAATTGATGATGCTAAGCTGAACCAGCTATCAGCACACACGCGTGCCATAGCTTTACCTTCGAGAGCCACACAGGCGGCGTTTTAA
- a CDS encoding exoribonuclease II, producing the protein MLQNNAMLAQLKQQIRQTTPRAEGVIKATDKGFGFLETDDGESYFVPPPAMKLVIHGDRVEAVIHENGDKKSVEPEKLIEAGLDRFVSRVQKREGRLAVVPDHPSIKNVIKARIKNNLDEASIADGDWVVARLVRHPLKADDRAFFAQIDELVAKSDDPAVPWRVTLARHALEQECPDAGTDWPLMDEGLTREDLTATPFFTIDGEKTRDMDDALHVAPRAEGGWQLSVAIADPTAYVEEGHAADLEARTRAFTVYLPGQNVTMLPEQLADDLCSLWEDKERPALACTLDINADGSLGEYRFFAANVKSHAKLVYDNVSDWIEGQGDWAPAGEIAEQLTALRDLTEARTAWRNEHALVFKDRPDYVFDLDPAGNVLAVRTEERRIANRMIEESMIVANACCADFLAQHIGHGIFNVHRAFEPEKAEAAQEFLAGQEIVVEREALTELARYTELKRALESRDDAWLDARLRRFQGFTMMSAQPGPHFGLGLAAYATWTSPIRKYGDMVNHRLIKRVLKGEQAPAEATQQLTEQLTERRRLNRMAERDVKDWLYVRYLTPAAQNQDTFEAEIMAINRGGMRVRLLENGATAFVPAPLMHSDRSKVVIDDKEGRIQIEGEERYKLGDPLRVILTEAREETRSLVAKPAA; encoded by the coding sequence ATGCTTCAGAATAACGCCATGCTTGCCCAGCTCAAGCAACAGATTCGTCAAACCACCCCCCGTGCTGAAGGGGTGATCAAAGCCACCGACAAAGGTTTCGGTTTTCTCGAAACCGACGACGGTGAATCCTATTTCGTGCCACCGCCCGCCATGAAACTCGTGATTCACGGGGATCGCGTGGAAGCGGTTATCCACGAGAACGGTGACAAAAAATCCGTTGAGCCCGAAAAGCTGATTGAAGCGGGGCTGGATCGGTTTGTTTCCCGCGTGCAGAAACGCGAAGGCCGTCTGGCCGTGGTGCCCGACCATCCGTCGATTAAAAATGTTATCAAGGCGCGGATTAAGAACAACCTTGATGAAGCGAGCATTGCTGACGGCGACTGGGTCGTTGCCCGCTTGGTACGCCATCCGCTAAAAGCCGATGACCGCGCTTTCTTTGCCCAGATTGATGAGCTGGTCGCTAAAAGCGATGATCCGGCAGTGCCGTGGCGCGTCACACTTGCCCGCCATGCGCTGGAGCAAGAGTGCCCCGATGCGGGTACCGATTGGCCGCTGATGGATGAAGGCCTGACTCGCGAAGACTTAACCGCCACACCCTTCTTCACCATCGATGGTGAGAAGACCCGCGATATGGACGATGCGCTGCACGTCGCACCTCGCGCTGAAGGCGGCTGGCAGTTGAGTGTCGCGATTGCCGACCCCACTGCTTATGTGGAAGAGGGCCATGCGGCTGACTTAGAGGCCCGCACCCGTGCCTTTACCGTTTATCTGCCTGGCCAGAACGTCACTATGCTGCCAGAGCAGCTAGCGGATGATCTCTGCTCGCTGTGGGAAGATAAAGAGCGCCCCGCGCTGGCTTGTACGCTGGATATCAATGCCGACGGCAGCCTGGGCGAGTATCGCTTTTTTGCGGCGAACGTTAAATCCCACGCCAAGCTCGTTTACGACAATGTCTCCGACTGGATCGAAGGCCAAGGCGATTGGGCGCCCGCAGGTGAGATTGCCGAGCAGCTCACCGCGCTGCGTGATTTGACCGAGGCGCGTACCGCTTGGCGCAACGAACACGCGTTGGTGTTTAAAGACCGCCCTGACTACGTGTTTGATCTCGATCCCGCTGGCAACGTATTGGCGGTGCGCACTGAAGAGCGCCGCATTGCCAACCGCATGATCGAAGAGTCGATGATTGTGGCGAATGCCTGCTGCGCGGACTTCCTGGCCCAGCATATCGGCCACGGTATCTTTAACGTGCATCGCGCGTTCGAGCCCGAGAAAGCCGAAGCTGCCCAGGAATTCCTGGCAGGCCAGGAGATTGTGGTCGAACGCGAAGCGCTGACTGAGCTTGCCCGCTACACCGAGCTGAAGCGTGCACTGGAAAGCCGCGACGACGCTTGGCTGGATGCGCGCCTGCGCCGCTTCCAGGGCTTCACCATGATGTCTGCACAGCCCGGTCCGCACTTTGGCCTCGGCCTGGCTGCCTACGCGACCTGGACCTCGCCGATTCGTAAGTATGGCGATATGGTCAATCACCGCCTGATCAAGCGCGTACTGAAAGGCGAACAGGCGCCCGCCGAAGCCACACAGCAGCTCACCGAGCAGCTGACGGAGCGCCGCCGCCTGAACCGTATGGCCGAACGCGATGTGAAAGATTGGCTCTACGTGCGCTACCTAACACCCGCTGCGCAGAACCAGGATACGTTTGAGGCCGAAATCATGGCCATCAACCGTGGCGGTATGCGCGTTCGTCTGCTGGAAAATGGCGCGACCGCCTTTGTTCCCGCCCCTTTAATGCACAGTGACCGCAGCAAAGTGGTGATTGATGATAAAGAGGGACGTATCCAGATCGAAGGCGAAGAGCGCTACAAGCTTGGCGACCCGCTTCGCGTCATCTTGACCGAAGCCCGCGAAGAGACCCGCTCGCTGGTAGCTAAACCCGCTGCATAA